From the genome of Williamwhitmania taraxaci, one region includes:
- a CDS encoding DUF2141 domain-containing protein, producing MKKAIMILQSFMVIVLLTSFSNQEQETFSLTAEVKDLRNSEGTVLFALYNREDAFPDEHYKKYFKRLTGKIVNGASSVTFENIPSGKYAINILHDEDNNGEIKKGLILPTEGIGFSNYLSIGFSNRPTFTKSSFDLRCNRIVRIKIVYL from the coding sequence ATGAAGAAAGCAATCATGATCCTTCAATCGTTTATGGTTATCGTGCTACTTACTTCATTTAGCAATCAAGAGCAGGAAACCTTCTCATTAACGGCTGAAGTAAAGGATTTACGCAATTCCGAGGGCACGGTACTTTTTGCATTGTATAACAGAGAGGATGCATTTCCCGACGAACACTATAAGAAGTATTTCAAAAGGCTTACAGGCAAAATAGTAAATGGTGCATCATCTGTAACCTTCGAAAATATTCCTTCTGGAAAGTATGCTATTAATATTTTGCACGACGAGGACAATAATGGAGAAATTAAGAAGGGATTGATCTTGCCAACTGAGGGAATCGGCTTTTCCAACTATCTATCCATTGGTTTTTCTAATAGGCCTACATTTACGAAATCCTCATTTGACCTGCGTTGCAACAGAATAGTTAGAATTAAA